The Paenibacillus sp. RC334 nucleotide sequence CCTTGATCCACTGCATAGAGGAACGGCAGCAAGTCAAACGCAGGAATCGGCAGATCCCCGTCTACGAACAATACGATTTCAGCCTGCGTCATACGTGCGCCTACCGCCCGTCCGACATCATGCCCGAGCCGAGTCGGCACGCTGACGAGAGTCACACCCGGATGATGCTCCGCTACTATAGAACGCGTGCCATCCGTGCAACCGTTCAATACGACGATGATGTCCGTAAGAGGCAGCTTTTCCAGCTCGCTCAGCACCCCACCAATCGTAGATTCCTCGTTGCAGGCGCTGACCACTGCGGCGGCTGTCCCCCGCAGCAGCATATCCCCGGGCAATGCCCGTACCTCCAGCGGATTTGCTTCGGTCATTTTCCCCCGCCGGGGCGCGGGTTTCCTCACCCTGCGGCTATCCATCATAGTCGTCGTTCCATGTCTTCGCTGTACACGTCGTATGCCCCGGCTTCGGTCATCACGCCTCCCTTTTCGATACATTCTGCTCACGGCCTCACCTCGTTTCTGATCCGTTTGCGCTTCAAATCCGTATATCCTGCACGCGTTCCCAAATGTGATGTAAGCCAGGCAATCGCGTCAAGATGATCCTGTACGACCACATCCACAAGCGGGTCCCTGCCATTCATTTTTTTGCGGGTCGCATTCACTTT carries:
- a CDS encoding glycosyltransferase family A protein, which translates into the protein MSRMYRKGRRDDRSRGIRRVQRRHGTTTMMDSRRVRKPAPRRGKMTEANPLEVRALPGDMLLRGTAAAVVSACNEESTIGGVLSELEKLPLTDIIVVLNGCTDGTRSIVAEHHPGVTLVSVPTRLGHDVGRAVGARMTQAEIVLFVDGDLPIPAFDLLPFLYAVDQGTDVALNDLSRHLPPYFRQDSVTRCKGFLNRVLRRPDLGASSLTAVPHALSRRSLELLGPAMLAVPPKAHAMAILHGMKVTAVHAVDVIGTNRKRTINIGKGNAMEQLIVGDHAEALAAVFQVAGAFPLGPVPTRADVAKGRNAR